In one Burkholderiales bacterium GJ-E10 genomic region, the following are encoded:
- a CDS encoding Zinc ABC transporter, inner membrane permease protein ZnuB: MTFLDAAVIGLVALYRKQFLAVCFDEEFARVRGRNVSGFYLLLLCMVAVTVVSFGQVVGLILVIALVTLPAATARRYARSVAGMMIGACVLEDLFSVVGLAVSFDANLPSGATIILIAGFAYFASLLAKFVQRYASRTLASRSN; encoded by the coding sequence ATGACCTTCCTCGACGCTGCCGTCATTGGCCTTGTCGCGCTCTATCGCAAGCAGTTTCTGGCCGTTTGTTTCGACGAGGAATTCGCCCGGGTCCGAGGAAGAAATGTCTCGGGCTTCTACCTGCTCCTTCTTTGCATGGTGGCAGTAACAGTCGTCTCCTTTGGGCAAGTTGTCGGTTTAATCCTCGTCATCGCGCTTGTCACCCTCCCGGCCGCTACCGCTCGTCGGTATGCACGATCGGTGGCGGGCATGATGATCGGTGCCTGCGTGCTCGAAGATCTCTTCAGCGTCGTCGGCTTGGCCGTCTCTTTCGACGCGAATCTGCCTTCCGGCGCGACGATCATTTTGATCGCGGGCTTTGCGTACTTCGCTTCGCTCTTGGCAAAGTTTGTTCAGCGGTACGCGAGCCGTACTTTGGCTAGCCGATCGAACTGA
- a CDS encoding MerR produces MDDALENLTIGAFAKAAGVNVETIRFYQHKGLLREPDRPYGSIRRYGGQDVARVRFVKSAQRLGFRLDEIGELLTLADGTRCSEAAEIAALRLADVRARMADLMRMEAALSTLVKECSAHRGQVSCPLIDALYSG; encoded by the coding sequence ATGGACGACGCGCTGGAGAACCTGACCATCGGGGCCTTCGCCAAGGCCGCCGGGGTCAACGTCGAGACGATCCGCTTCTACCAGCACAAAGGCCTGCTGCGGGAGCCGGACCGGCCCTACGGCAGCATCCGCCGCTACGGTGGACAGGATGTGGCGCGCGTGCGGTTCGTCAAGTCCGCTCAACGGCTGGGTTTCCGCCTGGATGAAATCGGGGAGTTGTTGACGCTGGCAGACGGCACGCGTTGCAGCGAAGCGGCCGAAATCGCCGCCTTGCGCTTGGCCGACGTACGCGCCCGCATGGCGGACCTCATGCGAATGGAGGCGGCACTGTCGACGCTGGTGAAGGAGTGCAGCGCGCATCGCGGTCAAGTGTCGTGCCCGCTGATCGACGCGCTGTATTCCGGCTGA
- a CDS encoding mercuric transporter, which translates to MPRSQNGRDALVAGGLAAILASTCCLGPLVLVTLGFSGAWIGNLTVLEPYRPIFIGAALLALAFAWRRIFRPANACNPGEVCAIPQVRATYRRIFWIVVALVVVAVGFPYVSPFFY; encoded by the coding sequence ATGCCGAGGTCGCAAAACGGGCGCGACGCCCTGGTCGCCGGCGGGTTGGCCGCCATCCTTGCATCGACCTGCTGTCTGGGGCCGCTGGTGCTGGTTACCTTGGGGTTCAGTGGCGCCTGGATCGGCAACTTGACCGTACTCGAACCGTACCGGCCGATCTTCATCGGGGCGGCCCTGCTCGCGCTGGCATTCGCCTGGCGGCGCATCTTCCGGCCGGCAAACGCCTGCAATCCCGGCGAAGTTTGTGCGATTCCGCAGGTTCGTGCCACCTACAGGCGGATTTTCTGGATCGTGGTCGCGCTGGTCGTGGTCGCGGTCGGCTTCCCGTATGTGTCGCCATTTTTCTATTGA
- a CDS encoding MerP, with the protein MKNVIAAITLAAVAVPVWAAMQTVTLSVPGMTCAACPITVKKALSRVDGVRQVDVIFEKREAVVTFDDAKTSLRRLTRATEDAGYPSGVKPAE; encoded by the coding sequence ATGAAAAACGTAATTGCAGCCATCACCCTCGCTGCCGTCGCCGTCCCGGTGTGGGCCGCCATGCAAACCGTCACGCTGTCCGTGCCCGGCATGACCTGCGCCGCGTGCCCGATCACCGTCAAGAAGGCGCTCTCCAGGGTGGATGGGGTCCGCCAGGTGGACGTGATCTTCGAGAAGCGGGAAGCGGTCGTGACCTTCGACGACGCCAAGACCAGCCTCCGAAGACTGACCCGGGCGACCGAAGACGCCGGCTATCCGTCCGGCGTCAAACCTGCGGAGTGA
- a CDS encoding putative mercury transport protein MerC — translation MKSLTRIADKVGVFGSLVAAMSCAMCFPALAGIGAAVGLGFLSRWEPVFLRLLPILALIALLANALAWRSHRQWHRSLLGSIGPLVALIGWFAFVSGLLAKDTGRGVLYAGLVLMLAASIWDLVSPAHRRCTPDNCSLPSKRV, via the coding sequence ATGAAGTCTTTGACCCGCATCGCCGACAAAGTCGGGGTATTCGGCAGCCTCGTCGCCGCGATGTCCTGCGCCATGTGCTTCCCCGCGCTCGCGGGCATCGGCGCCGCCGTGGGGCTCGGATTCCTGTCCCGCTGGGAACCCGTTTTCCTGCGCCTGCTGCCGATCCTTGCGTTGATCGCGCTATTGGCCAATGCCTTGGCCTGGCGGAGCCATCGCCAATGGCACCGCAGCCTGCTGGGCAGCATCGGTCCCCTGGTCGCATTGATCGGCTGGTTTGCCTTCGTCAGCGGTCTGCTTGCCAAGGACACCGGCCGTGGCGTCCTCTATGCCGGCTTGGTGCTCATGCTGGCCGCTTCGATCTGGGATCTGGTGTCGCCGGCGCACCGCCGCTGCACGCCCGACAACTGTTCGCTGCCGTCCAAGCGCGTCTAA
- a CDS encoding mercuric reductase — MTQLKITGMTCASCATHVRNALEKVPGVRSAEVSYAQGRARLTVDEGTAPDALIAAVVAIGYGAAPADKATTGKSIDLGRDAADGGGIGGDDGSGSGARHIAVIGSGGAAMAAALKAVERGARVTLIERGTIGGTCVNIGCVPSKIMIRAAHIAHLRRQSPFDDGIAAAPPAILRERLLAQQQGRVAELRHAKYEGILANTPAITVLRGEARFQDARTLTVATAEGGTRAVQFDRCLIATGASPAIPPIPGLRDTPYWTSTEALESSTIPKRLAVIGSSVVAVELAQAFARLGSQVTILARSTLFFREDPAIGKAVTDAFRAEGIAVREHTQASQVAYTDGEFVLTTGDGELRADKLLIATGRAPNTRTLHLEAAGVEVNAQGAIVIDRTLRTSSADIYAAGDCTDQPQFVYVAAAAGTRAAINMTGGDAALDLTAMPAVVFTDPQVATVGYSEAEAHHEGIETDSRTLTLDNVPRALANFDTRGFIKLVVEEGSHRLIGVQAVAPEAGELIQAAALAIRHRMTAQDLADQLFPYLTMVEGLKLAAQTFRKDIKQLSCCAG, encoded by the coding sequence ATGACCCAACTGAAAATCACCGGCATGACCTGTGCGTCCTGCGCCACCCACGTTCGGAACGCCCTGGAGAAGGTGCCGGGCGTGCGATCGGCGGAGGTGTCCTACGCGCAGGGTCGTGCCCGGCTCACCGTCGACGAGGGCACCGCGCCCGATGCGCTCATTGCCGCCGTCGTCGCGATCGGCTACGGCGCAGCGCCGGCCGACAAGGCGACGACGGGAAAATCGATCGACCTCGGTCGGGACGCGGCGGACGGTGGCGGCATCGGCGGCGACGACGGATCCGGTAGCGGCGCGCGCCACATCGCGGTCATCGGTAGCGGCGGCGCAGCGATGGCGGCGGCACTCAAGGCCGTCGAGCGCGGTGCCCGGGTCACCCTGATCGAGCGCGGCACGATCGGCGGCACCTGCGTCAACATCGGCTGCGTGCCGTCGAAGATCATGATCCGCGCCGCGCACATCGCGCACCTGCGCCGCCAAAGCCCGTTCGACGACGGCATCGCCGCGGCACCGCCGGCGATCTTGCGCGAGCGCCTGCTCGCACAGCAGCAAGGCCGCGTCGCGGAGTTGCGCCATGCCAAGTACGAAGGAATCCTGGCGAACACGCCGGCGATCACCGTCCTTCGCGGCGAGGCCCGGTTCCAGGACGCCCGGACGCTGACCGTAGCGACCGCGGAGGGCGGCACGCGCGCAGTGCAGTTTGACCGCTGCCTGATCGCCACCGGCGCGAGCCCGGCGATTCCGCCGATTCCGGGGCTGCGGGACACGCCCTATTGGACGTCCACCGAGGCGCTGGAGAGCAGCACCATCCCGAAACGTTTGGCCGTGATCGGCTCGTCGGTGGTCGCGGTCGAATTGGCGCAGGCCTTCGCCCGCCTCGGCAGCCAGGTCACGATCCTGGCCCGCAGCACGCTGTTCTTCCGCGAAGACCCGGCCATCGGCAAGGCGGTCACCGACGCGTTCCGTGCCGAGGGGATCGCGGTGCGGGAGCACACGCAGGCGAGTCAGGTTGCGTACACGGATGGCGAATTCGTACTGACCACCGGGGACGGCGAACTGCGTGCCGACAAGTTGCTCATCGCCACCGGTCGCGCGCCGAACACCCGTACGCTCCATCTCGAAGCAGCCGGGGTCGAGGTCAATGCGCAGGGTGCGATCGTCATCGACCGTACCCTGCGCACCAGCAGTGCGGACATCTACGCTGCCGGCGACTGCACCGACCAGCCGCAATTCGTCTATGTCGCGGCGGCGGCCGGCACGCGCGCCGCGATCAACATGACCGGCGGCGACGCCGCGCTCGATCTGACCGCCATGCCGGCGGTGGTGTTCACCGATCCGCAGGTGGCGACGGTGGGCTACAGCGAGGCCGAAGCCCACCACGAGGGAATCGAAACCGACAGCCGCACGCTCACCCTCGACAACGTCCCCCGGGCGCTCGCGAACTTCGACACGCGCGGGTTCATCAAGCTCGTCGTCGAAGAGGGCAGTCATCGCCTGATCGGTGTCCAGGCGGTCGCTCCCGAGGCGGGCGAACTGATCCAGGCCGCGGCGCTGGCGATCCGCCACCGGATGACCGCGCAAGACCTGGCTGATCAGTTGTTCCCCTATCTCACCATGGTCGAGGGGCTGAAACTCGCGGCGCAGACCTTCCGCAAGGACATCAAGCAGCTGTCCTGCTGCGCCGGGTAG
- a CDS encoding transcriptional regulator MerD, with the protein MSAYKVSRLAQGAGVSVHVVRDYVLRGLIRPASHTEGGHNLYDADALERLRFVRALVAVRREALTLLDRQLAGMVSEVRHRAIGDHHHG; encoded by the coding sequence ATGAGTGCATACAAGGTCTCGAGGCTCGCTCAGGGGGCGGGCGTCAGCGTCCACGTTGTACGCGACTATGTGCTGCGCGGCTTGATCAGACCGGCGAGCCATACGGAAGGCGGCCATAACCTCTACGACGCTGATGCGTTGGAACGGCTGCGCTTCGTGCGCGCGCTGGTCGCGGTCCGCCGTGAGGCGTTGACCTTGCTCGACCGGCAATTGGCGGGGATGGTATCGGAGGTACGCCATCGCGCCATAGGAGACCATCACCATGGCTAG
- a CDS encoding mercuric transport protein, MerE — protein MASPDCVESRDTPRWRGYAWGVLAALTCPCHLPILAAVLAGTTAGAFIGNHWGIAAVALGGLFFLSLARAIRAFRGGAWTPSRH, from the coding sequence ATGGCTAGTCCTGACTGCGTCGAATCCCGTGACACGCCGCGCTGGCGGGGCTATGCCTGGGGTGTGCTCGCGGCGCTGACCTGTCCATGCCATCTGCCGATTCTGGCGGCCGTGCTGGCCGGCACAACGGCCGGAGCCTTCATCGGCAACCATTGGGGCATCGCGGCCGTAGCGCTGGGGGGGTTGTTTTTCCTGTCCCTGGCGCGGGCGATCCGGGCGTTTCGAGGTGGCGCATGGACACCATCGCGCCACTGA
- a CDS encoding putative uncharacterized protein (Precursor): MGIAAIGIGLLLYAGTAGSGRVPIRQDELTIPAWEALWTKVLERHVDDAGHVDFAGLARDHHDLDRVVAFVAAVDPVSQPQRFPDRSSRLAYYLDAYNALAMDGVVEAGVPASLGGWRKFVFFYLQKFAVGGKRISLYDLENDVLRPMGDERIHFVLNCMVVSCPRLPRTAFTAKALQRQLDDARRAFLAERRNVRVDRQRHEVWLSDIFAFYTRDFLDHAPSLIAYVNRYRTSAIPPGFRVRFYEYDWTVNARARVRRPAV; this comes from the coding sequence ATGGGGATCGCCGCGATCGGCATCGGCCTCCTGCTGTATGCGGGCACGGCCGGAAGCGGGCGCGTTCCGATCCGGCAGGACGAATTGACGATCCCGGCATGGGAGGCACTGTGGACAAAGGTGCTCGAGCGCCATGTCGACGATGCGGGACACGTCGATTTTGCCGGGTTGGCGCGTGATCACCACGACCTGGACCGCGTCGTGGCGTTTGTCGCCGCGGTCGATCCGGTGTCCCAGCCGCAACGCTTCCCCGATCGATCGTCCCGGCTCGCGTATTACCTCGACGCCTACAACGCGTTGGCGATGGACGGGGTCGTCGAGGCAGGAGTGCCGGCGAGTCTTGGCGGGTGGAGGAAGTTCGTCTTTTTCTACCTGCAGAAATTCGCCGTCGGCGGCAAGAGGATTTCCCTCTATGACCTCGAAAACGATGTCCTGCGCCCCATGGGCGATGAGCGCATCCATTTTGTGCTCAACTGCATGGTGGTGAGCTGCCCGCGCTTGCCGCGTACGGCGTTCACCGCCAAGGCGCTCCAGCGCCAACTCGATGACGCGAGGCGCGCATTCCTCGCCGAGCGGCGCAACGTCCGTGTCGACCGGCAACGGCATGAGGTCTGGCTATCGGACATCTTCGCGTTCTATACGAGGGACTTTCTCGATCACGCGCCCTCGCTCATCGCCTATGTGAACCGGTATCGGACAAGTGCGATCCCGCCAGGCTTCCGGGTTCGGTTCTACGAATACGATTGGACGGTGAACGCCCGTGCGCGGGTTCGGCGTCCCGCCGTATAG
- a CDS encoding radical SAM domain protein, giving the protein MLATDQWRAGQFMGRRWPIGCVALEVTQRCNLDCTACYLSDLSESVKDLPLGEVFRRIDQIFELYGPDTDIQITGGDPTLRKRDELLAIVRRIRDKGMRPTLFTNGIRARRELLAELVDAGLVDVAFHVDMTQRRRGYESEIALNALRQEYIERVRGLPISVMFNTTVYEGNFDQIPEVVAFFVRNSDVVRLASFQTSAQVGRTVLARRPARISLAGVQHQIEAGAGTRLAFDAAQIGHVDCNRYAMAFVIHGNAVDAFDDKKLFDDILEHTARLPFPRNRPNRVVSTFVRRILTSPSLTLRGTAWLARKVWQAKADLLRARGRVHKLSFFIHDFMDAGCLDPARIEACVFAVATADGPVSMCQHNANRNAFILQPVRLGGSRGERFWDPLSGDLHEQPIRWDLQAECLSVQPNRRVRRRPDATVQA; this is encoded by the coding sequence ATGCTGGCGACGGACCAATGGCGGGCCGGTCAGTTCATGGGCCGGCGCTGGCCGATCGGCTGTGTTGCACTGGAAGTCACGCAGCGGTGCAATCTCGATTGCACCGCGTGCTATCTGTCGGACCTGTCAGAGTCGGTGAAGGATCTTCCTCTCGGCGAAGTGTTTCGACGGATCGATCAGATCTTCGAGTTATATGGCCCGGACACCGATATCCAGATCACCGGCGGCGATCCGACCCTGCGGAAGCGCGACGAACTGCTTGCGATCGTGCGGCGCATTCGCGATAAAGGGATGCGACCGACGCTCTTTACCAACGGCATCCGGGCCAGGCGCGAACTACTGGCCGAACTCGTCGACGCGGGCCTGGTAGATGTCGCCTTTCATGTCGACATGACCCAGCGGCGCCGAGGATACGAAAGCGAGATCGCGTTGAACGCGCTGCGGCAGGAGTACATCGAGCGGGTGCGCGGCTTGCCCATTTCGGTCATGTTCAACACGACCGTCTACGAGGGAAATTTCGACCAGATTCCGGAGGTCGTCGCGTTCTTCGTGCGCAACAGCGACGTGGTCCGGCTCGCCTCGTTCCAAACTTCCGCGCAAGTCGGCCGCACCGTGCTCGCGCGAAGGCCGGCGCGAATCTCCTTGGCCGGCGTCCAGCATCAGATCGAGGCGGGGGCAGGCACCCGCCTCGCGTTCGATGCGGCGCAGATCGGCCACGTCGACTGCAACCGCTATGCGATGGCGTTCGTGATCCACGGCAATGCCGTGGATGCATTCGATGACAAGAAGCTGTTCGATGACATCCTGGAACACACCGCCCGGCTGCCGTTTCCCCGGAATCGCCCCAACCGGGTCGTGTCGACGTTCGTTCGCAGGATCCTGACCAGCCCGAGCCTGACGCTGCGGGGAACCGCTTGGCTTGCCCGCAAGGTGTGGCAGGCCAAGGCCGACCTGCTGCGCGCACGGGGACGCGTGCACAAGCTCTCGTTCTTCATCCATGACTTCATGGATGCGGGCTGCCTCGATCCTGCGCGAATCGAGGCATGCGTCTTCGCCGTCGCGACGGCCGACGGCCCGGTGTCCATGTGCCAACACAATGCGAATCGCAACGCGTTCATTCTCCAGCCGGTCCGGTTGGGCGGTAGCCGAGGCGAGCGATTCTGGGATCCGCTGTCGGGCGACCTACACGAACAGCCGATTCGATGGGATCTCCAGGCGGAATGCCTGTCCGTACAGCCGAATCGGCGGGTTCGACGCCGTCCGGACGCGACGGTCCAGGCATAG
- a CDS encoding phosphate transporter, producing MIEILLLTVALAVAFGNGANDNFKGFATVWGSETLPYRRALALATGATVAGSLASIWLAHGLIARFSGIGLVPPATAGSAHFLLSVAVGAAVTVALATRLGLPVSTTHALIGGLIGAGLGQAGGVVHLSPLVHSFVAPLLVSPLVAAALGALAGRMLKRPDPQADCACVVAPASAVVVAASGGGAALAPPALPHLVVAAPAECDGLDTTVRVSVSRTLDRAHVASAASICFARGVNDTPKLTALLLAAHALDASVSVAAIGGVMGIGGLLFARRVAETMSRRVTRIGHRDGLGANLVTAALVLFASKLGMPVSTTHVAVGSITGIGAAGGTLDRAALRNILLSWVATLPLAAVVAYAAAPLASAIF from the coding sequence ATGATCGAAATCCTCCTGCTCACCGTCGCGCTCGCCGTCGCATTCGGCAACGGCGCCAACGACAACTTCAAAGGCTTCGCCACCGTGTGGGGATCGGAAACCTTGCCTTACCGCAGGGCGCTTGCGCTGGCGACCGGCGCCACGGTCGCGGGGAGCCTGGCATCCATCTGGCTCGCCCACGGCCTGATCGCACGCTTCTCCGGCATAGGGCTGGTTCCGCCCGCGACGGCGGGGTCGGCACATTTCCTCCTGAGCGTCGCGGTCGGTGCCGCCGTCACCGTCGCGCTGGCCACCCGCCTCGGCCTGCCGGTCTCGACGACCCACGCGCTGATCGGCGGCCTGATCGGCGCAGGGCTCGGCCAGGCGGGCGGTGTCGTGCATCTCTCGCCGCTCGTCCATTCCTTCGTCGCACCGCTGCTGGTAAGTCCGCTGGTCGCCGCCGCGCTCGGTGCCCTCGCAGGACGCATGCTGAAGCGCCCGGACCCGCAGGCCGATTGCGCCTGCGTGGTGGCGCCGGCTTCCGCCGTCGTCGTTGCGGCGTCGGGCGGCGGCGCGGCGCTCGCGCCGCCGGCCCTGCCCCATCTGGTGGTTGCAGCGCCCGCGGAATGCGATGGCCTGGACACCACCGTCCGGGTATCGGTTTCGCGCACGCTCGACCGCGCGCACGTCGCCTCGGCCGCCTCGATCTGCTTCGCGCGCGGCGTCAACGACACCCCGAAGCTCACGGCCCTGCTGCTCGCTGCGCACGCCCTGGACGCATCGGTATCGGTCGCCGCGATCGGCGGGGTGATGGGCATCGGCGGCCTGCTCTTCGCCCGGCGGGTCGCGGAGACCATGAGCCGGCGGGTCACGCGCATCGGTCATCGCGACGGTCTGGGGGCAAATCTCGTAACAGCCGCGCTGGTGCTCTTCGCCAGCAAGCTGGGCATGCCCGTTTCGACGACCCACGTCGCGGTCGGATCGATCACAGGGATCGGTGCGGCGGGCGGTACGCTGGATCGCGCGGCGCTGCGCAACATCCTCCTATCCTGGGTCGCGACGCTGCCGCTGGCCGCGGTGGTCGCCTACGCGGCGGCTCCGCTCGCCAGCGCGATCTTCTGA
- a CDS encoding type 11 methyltransferase: MHSIVQDYYGKQLTGSADLKTDACCDASAVPRWLRPLLANIHPEVLSRYYGCGLVCPPLLEGCRVLDLGSGSGRDVYALAQLVGSSGEVVGVDMTPEQLDVADRHRAYHASKFGFANVRFVHGYIERLHELDLAPASFDVIVSNCVINLATDKAAVLTGVAKLLKPGGEFYFSDVYADRRVPDSVRDDPVLYGECMGGALYWNDFRRLAQQAGFADPRLVTDRPLVVSDPALAARVGNLRFHSATYRLFQLDALEDACEDYGQAVAYRGTIPEDPDAFTLDKHHVIENGRVFPVCGNTWRMLRETRFAPHFGFYGDFAIHHGIFAGCGGGLPFDATEPADPAKGCC, translated from the coding sequence ATGCATTCGATCGTTCAAGACTATTACGGCAAACAACTGACCGGCTCGGCCGACCTCAAGACCGACGCCTGCTGCGATGCGAGCGCCGTGCCTCGTTGGCTGCGCCCGCTGCTTGCCAACATCCACCCCGAGGTGCTGTCGCGCTACTACGGCTGCGGCCTGGTCTGCCCGCCCTTGCTGGAAGGCTGCCGGGTACTCGACCTGGGCAGCGGCTCGGGGCGCGACGTCTATGCGCTGGCCCAACTCGTCGGTTCGAGCGGCGAAGTCGTCGGGGTGGACATGACCCCGGAGCAGCTCGATGTCGCGGATCGGCACCGCGCCTACCATGCAAGCAAGTTCGGTTTCGCCAATGTGCGCTTCGTTCATGGCTACATCGAGCGCCTGCACGAACTCGACCTCGCTCCGGCGAGCTTCGATGTCATCGTCTCCAACTGCGTGATCAACCTCGCCACCGACAAGGCGGCGGTGCTGACGGGCGTGGCGAAGCTGCTCAAGCCGGGTGGCGAGTTCTATTTCTCCGACGTCTATGCCGACCGCCGCGTGCCCGATTCGGTGCGCGACGATCCGGTGCTGTACGGCGAGTGCATGGGGGGTGCGCTCTATTGGAACGACTTCCGGCGTCTGGCGCAGCAGGCGGGCTTCGCCGATCCGCGCCTGGTGACGGACCGGCCGCTGGTCGTTTCGGATCCGGCGCTCGCCGCGCGGGTCGGCAACCTGCGCTTCCACTCGGCGACCTACCGCCTGTTCCAACTCGATGCGCTCGAAGACGCCTGCGAGGACTACGGGCAGGCCGTCGCATACCGGGGAACCATTCCGGAGGATCCGGACGCCTTCACGCTGGACAAGCATCACGTCATCGAAAACGGCCGCGTCTTCCCGGTCTGCGGCAACACCTGGCGCATGCTGCGCGAGACGCGCTTTGCGCCGCATTTCGGCTTCTACGGCGACTTTGCCATCCATCACGGAATCTTCGCGGGCTGCGGCGGCGGGCTGCCGTTCGATGCGACCGAACCGGCGGATCCGGCAAAAGGCTGCTGCTGA
- a CDS encoding family 2 glycosyl transferase: MISLVIPMLDEADGLPSLLEHLRSFRNRGCEVLLVDGGSSDGSAELAEQAGFCVLRAPRGRAQQMNAGAHAAHGDILLFLHADTRLPANADTLITAALSGGSRVWGRFDVAIAGSAPMLRVVAFLMNRRSRWTGIATGDQAIFVRRVAFDAIGGFPDQALMEDLEASRRLKRISPPACLAARAVTSGRRWERNGVWRTILLMWRLRLAYRLGAPAETLARQYRPGGTH, translated from the coding sequence ATGATTTCCCTCGTCATACCCATGCTCGACGAGGCGGATGGTCTGCCGTCCCTGCTGGAGCACTTGAGGTCGTTCCGCAACCGCGGCTGCGAAGTCCTGTTGGTCGATGGCGGCAGCTCGGACGGATCCGCCGAGTTGGCGGAGCAGGCGGGATTTTGCGTGCTGCGTGCGCCGCGCGGGCGCGCGCAGCAAATGAACGCCGGCGCGCATGCGGCGCACGGGGATATCTTGCTCTTTCTTCACGCCGATACGCGGCTTCCGGCGAACGCCGACACGCTGATCACGGCAGCGCTGTCGGGCGGGAGCCGCGTCTGGGGACGGTTCGACGTCGCGATCGCGGGCTCCGCCCCGATGCTGCGCGTCGTCGCATTCCTGATGAATCGGCGCTCGCGCTGGACGGGAATCGCCACCGGCGATCAGGCGATCTTTGTCCGCCGTGTCGCGTTCGATGCGATCGGCGGATTCCCGGACCAGGCGTTGATGGAAGACCTCGAAGCGAGCCGTCGGCTGAAACGGATCTCGCCGCCGGCATGCCTCGCCGCCCGCGCCGTCACCTCCGGCCGGCGCTGGGAACGAAATGGCGTCTGGCGCACGATCCTCCTCATGTGGCGGCTGCGTCTCGCGTATCGGCTGGGTGCGCCCGCGGAGACGCTGGCCCGGCAGTATCGCCCTGGAGGTACGCACTGA